Proteins encoded in a region of the Panicum hallii strain FIL2 chromosome 3, PHallii_v3.1, whole genome shotgun sequence genome:
- the LOC112883800 gene encoding fasciclin-like arabinogalactan protein 13 — MAASPRIAILLALLVASSALAAAQKTKAKPAAGPAGAADAAPPTDVNKALKDDQFSEFKQLLHDTRVDTQINAQLTDSYNGLTIFAPTNAAFDKLKAGVLNGLSPQDQIQLVLYCVLPRFYSLSMLGTLNGKVNTQGSGHDGPYRYDIKRAGNNVNVSTGVNSMLLGSPVSKDFPLAVYPVDKVPLPYELFGPKPPTPAPAPAPAPAKSKTKKKHKKATGIAEPPEADDSTAADDDKKSAAAPAAGVARWAAALGVLGAAVLGGLF, encoded by the coding sequence ATGGCCGCCTCGCCGCGCATCGCCATCCTGCTGGCGCTCCTGGTGGCGTCCTCGGCGCTGGCCGCGGCGCAGAAGACCAAGGCGAAGCCGGCGGCCGGCCCTGCCGGCGCGGCGGACGCGGCCCCGCCGACGGACGTGAACAAGGCGCTCAAGGACGACCAGTTCAGCGAGTTCAAGCAGCTCCTCCACGACACGCGCGTGGACACCCAGATCAACGCGCAGCTGACGGACAGCTACAACGGGCTGACCATCTTCGCGCCCACCAACGCCGCCTTCGACAAGCTCAAGGCCGGCGTGCTCAACGGGCTGTCGCCGCAGGACCAGATCCAGCTGGTGCTCTACTGCGTGCTCCCCAGGTTCTACAGCCTCTCCATGCTCGGCACCCTCAACGGCAAGGTCAACACGCAGGGGTCCGGGCACGACGGCCCGTACAGGTACGACATCAAGCGCGCGGGCAACAACGTCAACGTCTCCACCGGCGTCAACTCCATGCTCCTGGGGAGCCCCGTCAGCAAGGACTTCCCGCTCGCCGTCTACCCCGTCGACAAGGTGCCGCTCCCGTACGAGCTCTTCGGCCCCAAGCCGCCCaccccggcgcccgcgccggccccggCGCCGGCCAAGTCCAAGACCAAGAAGAAGCACAAGAAGGCCACCGGCATCGCCGAGCCGCCGGAGGCCGACGACTCCACCGCCGCCGACGACGACAAGAAGTcggcggccgcgcccgccgccggggTGGCCAGGTGGGCCGCCGCGCTCGGGGTGCTCGGCGCCGCGGTCCTCGGCGGCCTCTTCTGA